A window from Nitrospira sp. ND1 encodes these proteins:
- a CDS encoding KamA family radical SAM protein, translating to MEDWRRILAQSVVKPKDLADRLGVDPKEIEDIVGDYPMRITPTVLATIKEKGDAIWKQVVPDRAEMADADAEDDPLEEDLMSPVPHLVHRYPDRVLLMVTNQCPIYCRFCTRKRLVGKPGFLKKGELDRAIAYLRDHQEVRDVILSGGDPLLLPDHLLERILKSLRTIPHLELIRIGTRVPGSLPERITPKLCEIIKKYHPFYMNLHFNHPDELTPEVKRACGMLADAGVPLGAQTVLLKGVNDDPEIMKRLMHQLLLARVKPYYLYQADLTKGTNHFRTSVETGLKIIKSLQGHTSGMGVPHFVIDAPGGGGKIPLLPADYLVNLDEDSAVLRNYENRTFHYPQPSSTPGRELPMVGAHPSWASTGNGCDGGGEHL from the coding sequence GTGGAGGACTGGAGACGCATCCTGGCTCAGAGCGTGGTCAAGCCGAAGGATTTGGCGGATCGGCTCGGTGTCGATCCGAAGGAAATCGAGGACATCGTGGGGGACTACCCCATGCGGATTACGCCGACCGTGCTGGCCACCATCAAGGAAAAGGGCGATGCGATCTGGAAACAAGTCGTGCCCGATCGCGCGGAGATGGCCGATGCGGATGCGGAAGACGATCCGCTCGAAGAAGATCTGATGAGCCCCGTGCCCCACCTGGTTCACCGGTACCCCGACCGCGTCCTCTTGATGGTCACAAATCAGTGTCCGATTTATTGCCGGTTTTGCACGCGCAAACGGCTGGTGGGCAAACCGGGCTTCCTCAAGAAAGGGGAGCTGGACCGGGCGATCGCCTATCTGCGCGACCATCAGGAAGTGCGGGATGTGATTTTGTCAGGAGGCGACCCGCTCCTGCTGCCCGATCACCTGCTGGAACGGATTCTCAAATCCCTCCGGACCATTCCCCACTTGGAACTAATCCGGATCGGCACACGCGTACCGGGCAGCCTGCCGGAGCGCATCACACCGAAGCTCTGCGAGATCATCAAGAAATATCATCCATTCTATATGAACCTGCACTTCAACCACCCGGACGAACTGACCCCGGAGGTGAAACGCGCCTGCGGGATGCTGGCCGATGCCGGGGTTCCCCTCGGTGCTCAGACTGTGTTACTGAAGGGGGTCAACGACGACCCCGAGATCATGAAACGTCTGATGCATCAATTGCTACTGGCACGCGTGAAGCCCTATTACCTGTATCAAGCCGACCTGACGAAGGGGACGAATCATTTCCGGACGTCGGTGGAAACCGGCCTCAAGATCATCAAGTCCCTGCAGGGCCACACCAGCGGCATGGGCGTCCCCCACTTTGTAATCGATGCTCCCGGCGGCGGAGGCAAAATTCCACTGTTGCCCGCGGACTACCTGGTCAACCTGGACGAAGACAGCGCCGTGTTGAGAAATTACGAAAACAGGACCTTCCACTACCCCCAGCCCAGCTCCACTCCAGGACGTGAACTGCCGATGGTCGGCGCCCATCCCTCCTGGGCCTCCACAGGAAACGGCTGCGACGGAGGGGGGGAACACCTGTGA
- a CDS encoding glutathione S-transferase N-terminal domain-containing protein, whose protein sequence is MALTLYHVQWCPDCAVVRDRLDELKLSYEDVVVPDFRPMRTQVFEVSGQYYVPVLKDGDTVLTETHDILAHLHTQYDKARP, encoded by the coding sequence ATGGCCCTGACGCTCTATCATGTCCAATGGTGCCCGGATTGTGCGGTCGTTCGGGACCGTCTGGACGAACTGAAACTCTCTTACGAAGACGTGGTGGTTCCGGACTTTCGTCCGATGCGCACACAAGTCTTCGAGGTGTCGGGCCAATACTATGTCCCGGTCCTGAAAGACGGAGACACCGTTCTGACGGAAACCCACGACATTCTTGCTCACCTGCACACACAGTACGACAAGGCACGCCCGTGA
- a CDS encoding phosphatidylglycerol lysyltransferase domain-containing protein produces MPIVPTNPSRPGGDALLQIVPSSACLSCDVCCRFPERDSFLRPFFTADEIGTAIAAGLAPALFPNPDGSQIDLVPNPEGDGYVCPAFDCATSRCRIYEVRPLDCRLYPFALMWDARHEQVLLGWDTKCPYMRDQSSPLVAQAADEIAGWIEQDARVETLVRYPRLIGRFQEDVIVLRPLERVTERLQQGRMRVRTQAFTLGDRGRMDAALAVSAGVQGTPLAAASFAYHYIWRHRVTYSWAVLHDHLCLFADCPDGLFMALPPLGPGPLAQPLAEALRFMRERNGDSRVTRVENVPEACVDEVRALGYRATAKEPDYLYDASALSDLSGESFKSPRAACNRFIRERGGMLEPYEPRDERACVSLFHEWREQKQQAGSDDWACALLEDAAGAHETALSDAAELGLIGAVVRVGGRIRAYTMGLWLNPSVFCVLLEVADRDIVGLGPFVFREFCRQARAKGACWINTMDDSGLPSLARSKQWYHPARLLPNYIVTES; encoded by the coding sequence GTGCCAATTGTCCCGACAAATCCTTCTCGTCCCGGGGGTGATGCTCTCCTGCAGATCGTGCCGAGTTCCGCCTGCCTCAGTTGCGATGTCTGTTGCCGGTTCCCGGAGCGGGACAGTTTCCTGCGGCCCTTCTTTACCGCTGACGAAATCGGGACCGCAATCGCGGCCGGGCTTGCCCCTGCGTTGTTCCCAAACCCCGATGGCTCACAAATCGATCTGGTGCCGAATCCGGAAGGGGACGGGTACGTCTGTCCGGCCTTCGATTGCGCAACCTCGCGGTGTCGCATCTATGAGGTCCGTCCCCTCGATTGCCGACTCTACCCGTTTGCCTTGATGTGGGATGCCAGGCATGAGCAGGTGCTGTTGGGATGGGACACGAAGTGTCCGTATATGAGGGACCAGTCTTCACCGCTCGTGGCTCAGGCTGCCGACGAAATTGCCGGATGGATCGAGCAGGATGCCAGGGTGGAGACGCTTGTGCGGTATCCCAGGCTCATTGGGCGATTCCAGGAGGACGTGATCGTGTTGCGGCCGCTCGAACGCGTGACCGAACGGCTGCAGCAGGGGCGAATGCGGGTGAGGACGCAGGCCTTCACGCTCGGGGATCGGGGGCGCATGGACGCGGCGCTCGCCGTCAGCGCCGGTGTTCAGGGAACGCCGCTCGCAGCCGCTTCCTTCGCCTACCATTACATCTGGCGACATCGCGTGACCTATTCCTGGGCTGTTCTCCACGACCATCTCTGTTTGTTCGCCGACTGTCCCGATGGCCTGTTCATGGCCCTGCCCCCGCTTGGGCCTGGTCCTCTCGCGCAGCCGTTGGCCGAGGCCTTGCGGTTCATGCGTGAGCGGAACGGCGATTCCCGGGTCACGCGGGTCGAGAATGTGCCGGAGGCCTGTGTCGATGAGGTTCGCGCACTGGGCTACCGTGCGACTGCGAAAGAGCCCGACTATCTCTACGACGCGTCAGCTCTGTCCGACTTGTCCGGCGAGTCGTTTAAATCCCCGCGGGCCGCGTGCAATCGATTTATCAGGGAACGGGGCGGGATGCTTGAGCCCTATGAGCCGCGGGACGAAAGAGCCTGTGTCAGCTTGTTTCATGAATGGCGGGAACAGAAGCAGCAGGCCGGTTCTGATGACTGGGCCTGTGCGCTGTTGGAGGATGCCGCCGGCGCGCATGAGACGGCATTGTCTGACGCTGCCGAACTCGGGCTGATCGGCGCAGTGGTTCGGGTTGGAGGCCGTATTCGGGCCTATACGATGGGCCTGTGGCTCAACCCGTCGGTGTTTTGTGTGTTGCTGGAAGTCGCCGATCGGGATATTGTGGGGCTCGGGCCGTTTGTGTTTCGTGAATTCTGTCGCCAAGCTCGCGCGAAAGGGGCATGTTGGATCAACACGATGGATGATTCCGGCCTGCCGAGTCTGGCCCGTTCCAAGCAGTGGTATCATCCCGCACGATTGTTACCAAACTACATTGTGACGGAGTCCTGA
- a CDS encoding PAS domain S-box protein, which translates to MAASLPAGSPRRSYPWLPVLIVGVTIVALVIGVVMLRSIEVRMVEATGENLTLASAEIADKLDRLLFERHADVRMMARAFSDRALDKKYINEYLQWMKETYAPVYLWLGVTDAHGRMVAATDSSVIGQDYSRSGWFDRVRQTGTVQVDEVEIHESNHKIESVAFTAPILSVGGQFLGAVTTRIGLPMLEDVLIETVREIQQTDGSAGPFEYQFLTKAGVVFVDSASSGIDRVNLTELGLPSVLLSRSGKAGYVEEMHVRRHVPVVTGYSQTKGYSDYSGLQWTILLRMDRDLILLPIRAMMWKLGMAGVVVWLPMVGLLLWATGRLREQHRQAQQESEWARAAEAALLQSQERNRVIVDTALDAVISMDAGGIITDWNAQAVNIFGWEREEALGRRVSETVIPVRDRDEHERGLRHFLDTGQGALLNRRIEMMGSHRDGHEFPVEITISPARLGDAYIFSAFIRDITARKRTERQLASQYAVTRVLAESRTLEEAGPKILQAICESLEWELGVFWRLDRQGSVLRCLDVWQSPALNAEEFVLDTWRHTFTIGKGLPGRIWQAGEPTWIKDVVQEANFPRGGAAARVGLHGAFGFPVRVGTEVEGVIELFRREIKQPDEQLLKMVADVGLKIGQFGERARAEDALRRTEAQLQQSQKMEAVGRLAGGVAHDFNNMLTVIRGYSELVLSRLAPTDGFRKELEEVKKAADRASGLTGQLLAFSRRQFIAPKVLDLNSVIHNMEGMLRRLLGEDIVELCTVLDPGLGQLKADPGQVEQVIMNLAVNARDAMPNGGRLTVETSNVQFGQRRNRPPMGAEPGSYVALIVRDTGHGMDEDTQSHVFEPFFTTKEKGKGTGLGLSTVYGIVKQSGGCIEVESKPGRGATFKIYFPRVESATTETESVAVGGDSVRGRETVLLVEDEPGVRRLVNETLRLHGYTVLEARHGIEALLTGAKHAGPIHLLLTDVVMPQMSGPEVAEKLATVRPEVKVLYMSGYPDHPAFSKGGIDTEHSFLQKPFTPTTLAQKVREVLDGSKVA; encoded by the coding sequence ATGGCCGCCTCGCTTCCAGCCGGTTCCCCGCGTCGGTCCTATCCCTGGTTGCCGGTCCTGATCGTCGGCGTGACCATTGTGGCGCTTGTGATCGGCGTGGTGATGCTCCGCTCCATTGAAGTGCGAATGGTCGAGGCGACCGGAGAAAATCTGACGCTGGCCTCCGCTGAAATCGCGGACAAACTCGATCGGTTGTTGTTCGAACGTCATGCGGATGTTCGCATGATGGCTCGAGCCTTTTCCGATCGCGCCCTCGATAAAAAATACATCAACGAATATCTGCAGTGGATGAAGGAAACCTATGCGCCGGTCTATCTCTGGCTGGGCGTGACGGACGCCCATGGGCGTATGGTGGCGGCGACGGACTCCTCCGTGATCGGCCAGGACTATAGTCGAAGCGGCTGGTTCGACCGGGTGCGGCAGACCGGAACCGTGCAGGTGGATGAAGTCGAGATCCATGAATCGAATCATAAGATCGAGTCCGTGGCCTTTACGGCCCCCATTCTGAGTGTCGGCGGCCAGTTTCTCGGTGCCGTGACGACCCGCATCGGGCTGCCGATGCTGGAGGATGTCCTCATTGAAACGGTCCGTGAAATTCAACAAACCGATGGCTCCGCCGGCCCCTTCGAGTATCAATTCCTGACGAAAGCCGGTGTCGTGTTTGTGGACTCAGCTTCCTCCGGTATCGATCGGGTGAATCTCACAGAACTCGGGTTACCATCGGTGCTGTTGAGCCGGTCCGGCAAGGCGGGCTACGTCGAAGAGATGCATGTTCGCCGTCACGTCCCGGTCGTCACGGGTTATTCTCAAACCAAGGGGTATAGCGACTATTCCGGATTGCAGTGGACGATCCTGCTGCGGATGGATCGTGACCTCATTCTTCTGCCGATTCGCGCCATGATGTGGAAACTGGGCATGGCCGGTGTCGTCGTCTGGCTTCCGATGGTCGGCCTGTTGCTCTGGGCCACCGGTCGATTGCGTGAACAGCATCGTCAGGCGCAGCAGGAAAGTGAATGGGCGCGTGCGGCGGAGGCCGCGTTGCTGCAGAGTCAGGAACGCAACCGGGTCATCGTCGATACGGCGCTGGACGCCGTCATTTCTATGGATGCGGGCGGCATCATTACGGATTGGAATGCGCAGGCGGTCAATATTTTCGGGTGGGAGCGGGAGGAAGCGCTCGGCCGCCGCGTGTCCGAGACGGTGATTCCTGTGCGCGATCGGGACGAGCATGAGCGCGGACTGCGCCATTTCCTGGATACCGGGCAGGGCGCACTCCTCAATCGACGGATTGAGATGATGGGATCCCACCGCGACGGCCATGAGTTTCCCGTCGAAATCACCATTTCTCCTGCCCGGCTGGGCGATGCCTATATTTTCAGCGCGTTCATCCGGGATATTACGGCTCGGAAACGTACCGAGCGCCAACTCGCGTCTCAGTACGCGGTCACGCGCGTCTTGGCGGAATCGCGGACGCTGGAAGAAGCGGGGCCGAAGATCCTGCAGGCCATCTGCGAAAGTCTCGAATGGGAGTTGGGAGTATTCTGGCGGCTCGATCGGCAGGGAAGTGTGCTGCGTTGTCTGGATGTCTGGCAGTCGCCCGCATTAAACGCCGAAGAGTTTGTGTTGGACACCTGGCGACATACCTTTACGATCGGCAAGGGACTCCCCGGACGGATTTGGCAGGCCGGGGAACCGACGTGGATCAAAGACGTGGTGCAGGAGGCCAATTTCCCTCGCGGTGGTGCCGCTGCCAGAGTGGGGTTACACGGGGCCTTCGGATTTCCCGTTCGGGTCGGCACCGAAGTGGAGGGTGTGATCGAGTTGTTCCGACGCGAGATCAAGCAGCCGGACGAGCAGCTATTGAAGATGGTGGCCGATGTCGGACTGAAAATCGGCCAGTTCGGTGAACGCGCGCGGGCCGAGGATGCGTTGCGGCGCACGGAAGCGCAGCTCCAGCAGTCGCAAAAAATGGAAGCCGTCGGACGGCTGGCCGGCGGCGTGGCGCACGACTTCAACAACATGCTGACGGTGATTCGTGGATACAGCGAACTGGTGTTGAGCCGCCTGGCGCCCACGGATGGATTCCGGAAGGAACTGGAGGAAGTGAAGAAGGCGGCGGATCGCGCCTCCGGTCTCACCGGACAGCTGTTGGCGTTCAGTCGCCGCCAATTCATTGCGCCGAAAGTGCTGGATTTGAATTCGGTGATCCACAATATGGAAGGCATGTTGCGACGGTTGCTCGGCGAGGACATCGTCGAGCTCTGCACGGTGCTGGATCCGGGGTTGGGGCAGCTGAAGGCGGATCCCGGTCAGGTGGAGCAGGTCATCATGAATCTTGCGGTGAATGCCCGCGATGCCATGCCGAACGGTGGCCGCCTCACGGTGGAAACCAGCAATGTGCAGTTCGGGCAACGCAGGAACCGTCCGCCGATGGGCGCCGAGCCCGGTTCCTATGTGGCGTTGATCGTGCGCGATACCGGCCATGGCATGGACGAGGATACGCAGTCGCACGTCTTCGAGCCGTTTTTTACGACCAAAGAGAAGGGCAAGGGCACGGGGCTCGGTCTTTCGACGGTCTATGGCATCGTCAAGCAAAGTGGCGGCTGTATCGAGGTCGAGAGCAAGCCGGGACGTGGGGCGACCTTTAAGATTTACTTCCCGCGTGTGGAATCGGCCACAACGGAGACCGAATCCGTCGCGGTCGGAGGGGACTCGGTCAGAGGGCGCGAGACGGTGTTGTTGGTGGAGGACGAGCCGGGTGTCCGACGGTTGGTCAATGAAACGCTGCGCTTGCATGGATATACGGTGCTCGAGGCCCGGCACGGGATTGAAGCGTTGCTCACCGGCGCGAAACATGCCGGTCCGATTCATTTGCTGCTCACGGATGTGGTCATGCCGCAGATGAGCGGACCGGAAGTCGCCGAAAAACTCGCGACGGTTCGTCCGGAGGTGAAAGTGCTGTACATGTCCGGTTATCCGGATCACCCGGCCTTTTCCAAGGGAGGGATCGATACCGAGCATTCCTTCCTGCAGAAGCCCTTCACACCCACGACCCTGGCGCAAAAGGTTCGAGAAGTGCTCGATGGATCGAAAGTCGCCTGA
- a CDS encoding CbbQ/NirQ/NorQ/GpvN family protein, which produces MSEGRTASVPKGQEQEIDRYRIAREPFYAEVRGEVGLFTIAAQSRMPVMLKGPTGCGKTRFVQHMAYRLGRPLITVACHEDLTASDLVGRYLLKGQETVWMDGPLTLGVKQGAIVYLDEIVEARKDTTVIIHPLSDDRRLLPIEKKGQVIEAVDDFMLVISYNPGYQSILKDLKQSTKQRFMAIEFDYPLPDVESRVVAHEAGVSLEVAQRLVKIAEKVRNLKNHGLEEGVSTRLLIYAATLIRQGVPADQACDVAIARPITDDPDMLRSIIEVVKAIF; this is translated from the coding sequence ATGAGCGAAGGGCGAACGGCATCGGTGCCGAAAGGGCAGGAACAGGAGATCGATCGGTATCGGATCGCGCGCGAGCCGTTTTATGCCGAAGTGCGGGGCGAGGTCGGGTTGTTCACGATTGCAGCCCAGAGTCGCATGCCGGTGATGCTGAAGGGGCCGACGGGATGCGGGAAGACGCGGTTCGTCCAGCACATGGCCTATCGCCTGGGGCGCCCGCTCATTACCGTGGCCTGCCATGAAGATCTCACGGCTTCCGATCTCGTCGGCCGGTATCTGTTGAAGGGGCAGGAAACGGTCTGGATGGACGGCCCGCTGACCCTCGGCGTCAAGCAGGGGGCCATCGTGTACCTGGACGAGATCGTCGAAGCCAGGAAAGACACCACTGTCATTATCCATCCCTTGAGTGACGACCGGCGCCTGCTGCCGATCGAGAAGAAGGGGCAGGTCATTGAAGCGGTCGATGACTTCATGCTCGTGATTTCCTATAACCCCGGCTACCAAAGTATTCTGAAAGATCTCAAACAGAGCACCAAGCAACGGTTCATGGCGATCGAGTTCGACTACCCCTTGCCCGATGTCGAGAGCCGGGTGGTGGCGCATGAAGCCGGCGTGAGCCTCGAGGTTGCGCAGCGTCTCGTCAAGATTGCGGAGAAAGTTCGCAATCTCAAGAATCACGGACTGGAAGAGGGCGTGAGCACCAGACTGCTGATTTATGCGGCCACATTGATCAGGCAGGGCGTACCGGCCGATCAAGCCTGCGATGTCGCCATTGCCCGTCCTATTACCGATGATCCGGACATGTTGCGCAGCATCATCGAAGTCGTGAAGGCGATATTCTGA
- a CDS encoding DUF167 domain-containing protein: MRERQATEREQAVRATSEGVTISVHVQPKASRSECAGLHGHAVKIRIAAPPADGAANDELCRFLARLCDVPLSAVHILSGAGSRQKRVLVKGRSVEQVRAQLHLE; the protein is encoded by the coding sequence ATGCGAGAGCGTCAGGCCACTGAACGCGAACAGGCCGTTCGCGCCACATCCGAGGGCGTGACCATTTCAGTCCATGTTCAGCCGAAAGCCTCCCGCAGTGAATGTGCAGGTCTGCATGGGCACGCGGTGAAGATTCGCATCGCCGCGCCGCCGGCTGACGGCGCGGCGAACGACGAATTGTGCCGATTTCTCGCCCGTCTCTGCGATGTGCCGTTAAGCGCGGTTCACATCCTGAGCGGCGCGGGAAGTCGCCAGAAACGCGTCTTGGTCAAGGGGCGATCGGTAGAACAGGTGCGCGCACAACTCCACCTGGAATGA
- a CDS encoding M28 family metallopeptidase produces the protein MPPGRNPAVALMLSALSLLLGLTTTGCLRTMEAIDPRSLPITSTSGQRLQHHVSFLASPELSGRQPGSPGNRQAARYIEDQFRAVGLEPLPSLGGYRQAISPTIGDNLLGFIPPTAGSAPAQWMVIGAHYDHLGYPFLGADDNASSVAILIETARHMAGLPQHGILFVAFNSEESPYFGKAEMGSQFLFHHLPPEIGRAENLQAVVIMDLMGGVQWPPIKDAIFAAGAEKSPALYQRVKQASAPSLTVFPVGMHLVEEIPEIGHKAFSDYDVFRNHGLPFLFLSAGRTPRYHTAGDVTSTLHYDRMAATVEWLRHLIALIGQDEAPYGFQADRVEWADEVVSFREIVNRAVQDETRIPGTSRWSLRKLRQDAEWLRDADRSAPTPQDRDRLERISIRVQCLMADYSGCFTF, from the coding sequence ATGCCTCCCGGCCGGAATCCTGCCGTTGCCCTCATGCTCTCCGCCCTGTCTCTCCTGCTCGGCCTGACTACTACCGGATGCCTCCGTACGATGGAGGCGATCGACCCGAGGAGCTTGCCGATTACCTCGACCTCCGGCCAACGCTTGCAGCACCACGTGTCGTTTCTCGCAAGCCCCGAGCTGTCAGGACGGCAGCCGGGCTCACCCGGGAATCGCCAGGCTGCCCGCTATATCGAGGACCAGTTTCGAGCCGTCGGACTCGAACCCCTGCCGTCACTCGGCGGCTACCGGCAAGCCATCTCGCCCACGATCGGCGACAATCTCCTCGGCTTCATCCCGCCGACCGCCGGCTCCGCCCCCGCGCAATGGATGGTGATCGGCGCCCACTACGATCATCTTGGTTATCCATTCCTGGGTGCGGACGATAATGCTTCCTCGGTCGCCATCCTCATTGAAACCGCACGACACATGGCAGGACTCCCCCAGCACGGCATCCTATTTGTGGCCTTCAACAGCGAGGAATCCCCGTATTTCGGTAAGGCTGAGATGGGGTCGCAGTTCTTGTTTCACCACCTGCCGCCGGAAATCGGCCGTGCCGAGAATCTCCAAGCCGTCGTGATCATGGACCTCATGGGTGGCGTACAGTGGCCCCCTATCAAGGATGCGATTTTTGCCGCCGGCGCGGAAAAAAGTCCGGCGTTGTACCAGCGCGTCAAACAAGCCTCGGCACCATCGCTGACGGTCTTCCCTGTGGGGATGCACCTGGTCGAAGAGATTCCCGAAATCGGCCACAAAGCCTTCAGCGACTACGACGTCTTCCGCAACCATGGACTGCCGTTTCTGTTTCTCTCCGCCGGACGCACCCCGCGGTACCACACGGCCGGAGACGTCACCAGCACCCTGCATTACGACCGCATGGCCGCCACCGTCGAATGGCTGCGACACTTGATTGCCCTGATCGGTCAGGATGAGGCGCCCTACGGATTTCAGGCCGATCGTGTGGAGTGGGCCGATGAAGTGGTGTCGTTCCGAGAGATCGTCAACCGGGCGGTTCAAGACGAGACGCGGATTCCAGGCACGTCGCGATGGTCGTTGCGTAAATTGAGGCAGGATGCGGAGTGGCTGCGGGATGCCGATCGTTCAGCGCCGACGCCGCAGGACCGTGATCGACTGGAGCGGATCTCGATCCGTGTGCAATGCCTGATGGCCGACTACTCCGGCTGTTTCACCTTTTGA
- a CDS encoding ferredoxin-thioredoxin reductase catalytic domain-containing protein: MAEPSKESLDKMWKYVKGFAEKSGTAMHPNEAVTNAVVLGLAAHVDELGKPLCPCNFYPDKQAEAKLRRWMCACDEMQMYKYCHCLLFVREDGMPITEYLPEDHEGRQCYGLITDPTPEKGRALRHKALPMAPKETTPPTTPESAPQP, translated from the coding sequence ATGGCTGAACCGAGCAAAGAAAGCCTCGACAAGATGTGGAAGTATGTAAAGGGCTTCGCCGAGAAGAGCGGGACCGCCATGCACCCGAATGAAGCCGTCACCAACGCAGTGGTCCTCGGTCTCGCCGCCCACGTCGACGAGTTGGGGAAGCCGTTATGCCCCTGCAACTTCTACCCCGACAAGCAGGCCGAAGCCAAGCTGCGGCGCTGGATGTGCGCCTGTGACGAAATGCAGATGTACAAATACTGCCACTGCCTGCTCTTCGTCCGTGAAGACGGCATGCCGATCACCGAATATCTGCCGGAAGACCACGAAGGCCGCCAGTGTTACGGGCTCATCACCGATCCGACTCCGGAGAAAGGCCGCGCGCTCCGGCACAAGGCACTGCCGATGGCGCCGAAAGAAACCACTCCACCGACCACCCCGGAATCCGCCCCGCAACCGTGA